A region from the Achromobacter seleniivolatilans genome encodes:
- a CDS encoding flavin reductase family protein, translating into MHFDFSALPSQTVYKLLTSTVTPRPIAWVTTMSDEGCVNAAPFSFFNVMGHQPPTVAIGLMRRANGELKDTGANIIQNGEFVVNLVPESLMQQMNVTCVDYPPGVDELTKAGLTALPAAHVRPPLIQGSPVSLECVSLSTVVTGPHQIVVIGRVLGAHVDDAYVQDAERGYVNTAEMGLVARMHGSGWYARSTDLFQLARPTAPE; encoded by the coding sequence CCGTCACGCCCCGTCCGATCGCGTGGGTCACCACAATGTCGGACGAAGGCTGCGTGAATGCGGCGCCGTTCAGCTTTTTCAACGTCATGGGGCATCAGCCTCCGACCGTCGCAATCGGCCTGATGCGCCGCGCCAATGGTGAACTGAAAGACACCGGCGCCAACATCATCCAGAACGGCGAGTTCGTGGTGAACCTGGTGCCGGAATCGCTGATGCAGCAAATGAATGTCACCTGCGTGGACTACCCGCCAGGGGTGGACGAATTGACCAAGGCGGGCCTGACCGCCTTGCCAGCCGCACACGTGCGCCCGCCGCTGATACAAGGCAGCCCGGTGTCGCTGGAGTGCGTCAGCCTGTCCACGGTGGTGACCGGTCCGCATCAGATCGTCGTTATCGGGCGCGTGTTGGGCGCGCACGTGGATGATGCGTATGTGCAGGACGCGGAACGGGGGTATGTGAACACTGCCGAGATGGGTTTGGTGGCCCGTATGCACGGCAGCGGGTGGTATGCGCGCAGCACGGACTTGTTTCAGCTGGCGCGGCCGACCGCGCCTGAATGA